A genome region from Pirellulales bacterium includes the following:
- a CDS encoding cytochrome c family protein produces MADDLPPEQTRRSRGTDGRTLADEAIAVSNSDRFVFPLWVDKLRPLIAAAVLITPVYLVAVVGFGASPSTTDVGYAPIQPVPFSHALHAGKLGMDCRYCHTTVEKAAFAAVPATATCMNCHSLVKTTSEALAPIRQAYESGDPVPWVKVHDLPDYAYFNHRAHVTRGVSCVECHGRIDTMEVVKQQKPLSMGWCLDCHRDPHPHLRPQDQITNLAWQPQDDPRELGQQIADANNIHPSTDCSTCHR; encoded by the coding sequence ATGGCCGACGACCTGCCACCAGAGCAAACACGTCGCTCTCGGGGCACAGACGGACGAACTCTTGCAGATGAAGCGATTGCCGTGAGCAACTCAGACCGCTTCGTATTTCCACTTTGGGTCGACAAGCTGCGCCCGCTGATCGCCGCCGCAGTGCTGATCACGCCGGTGTATCTGGTGGCAGTGGTCGGCTTCGGCGCCTCACCGAGCACGACCGACGTCGGCTATGCACCCATCCAGCCGGTGCCGTTCAGCCACGCGTTGCACGCGGGCAAGCTCGGCATGGACTGTCGCTACTGTCACACGACGGTCGAGAAGGCCGCGTTTGCGGCCGTCCCGGCCACGGCGACGTGCATGAATTGCCACTCACTGGTCAAGACGACCAGCGAAGCCTTGGCGCCGATCCGCCAGGCGTATGAATCCGGCGATCCGGTCCCCTGGGTCAAGGTGCACGATCTGCCTGACTACGCCTACTTCAATCATCGAGCCCACGTCACCCGGGGTGTGAGCTGCGTCGAGTGCCACGGCCGGATCGACACGATGGAGGTCGTCAAGCAGCAGAAGCCGCTGAGCATGGGCTGGTGCCTCGATTGCCACCGCGATCCGCATCCGCACCTGAGGCCTCAGGACCAGATCACCAATCTGGCCTGGCAGCCGCAGGACGACCCGCGCGAATTGGGCCAGCAGATCGCCGACGCCAACAACATTCATCCTTCGACGGACTGTTCGACATGTCACCGCTAG
- a CDS encoding response regulator: MTNPAQPVTNGEPNPFAGCSLLVVDDNEILRERMARAMASRGLRVRAAANYDEALELARAQTPDLAVVDLRMPGPSGLELLRDLLQLRSDMKVVVLTGFGSIATAVEAMRLGAANYLPKPADADEVLAAFKAEHGEGASASQMPDDYQAPSLARAEWEHIQRVLADCGNNISEAARRLGIHRRSLQRKLHKLAPD; encoded by the coding sequence ATGACCAACCCTGCCCAGCCGGTCACCAACGGCGAGCCCAACCCGTTTGCGGGCTGTTCGTTGCTGGTGGTGGATGACAATGAAATCCTGCGCGAGCGCATGGCGCGCGCCATGGCCAGCCGCGGGTTGCGAGTGCGGGCCGCCGCCAACTACGACGAGGCGCTCGAACTGGCCCGGGCCCAGACCCCCGACCTGGCGGTGGTCGATCTACGGATGCCTGGCCCTAGCGGCCTGGAATTGCTGCGTGACCTGTTGCAACTGCGATCCGACATGAAAGTCGTCGTACTGACCGGTTTCGGCAGCATTGCTACGGCGGTCGAGGCTATGCGCCTTGGCGCGGCCAACTACCTGCCCAAGCCGGCCGACGCCGACGAAGTGCTGGCCGCCTTCAAGGCCGAACACGGCGAAGGCGCGAGCGCTTCCCAAATGCCCGACGATTACCAAGCCCCCTCACTTGCCCGAGCTGAGTGGGAACACATTCAACGGGTGCTGGCCGACTGCGGTAACAACATCTCCGAAGCAGCGCGACGGCTGGGCATTCACCGCCGCTCCTTGCAGCGCAAACTGCACAAACTCGCGCCCGATTGA
- a CDS encoding DUF1569 domain-containing protein, with protein sequence MSTTPAALQSPPSGRRKLRFNSLDEVLADAEHLLRDGYRRSGNWTLGQVCNHLGAAVTVALAPTRSLQPWPVRFVAKHFVLPQVFREMKPGYQLRGKVAEEFLPPDTPDEQGVAMLREAFRRFQAETPRYPHPVFGKLTRAEWEKLTLRHSELHLSFLIPEKS encoded by the coding sequence ATGTCCACCACGCCCGCCGCTCTCCAATCGCCGCCGTCCGGGCGGCGCAAATTGCGATTCAACTCGCTCGACGAAGTGCTGGCTGACGCCGAGCACTTGCTGCGTGACGGTTACCGGCGCAGCGGCAATTGGACGCTGGGACAAGTCTGCAACCATTTGGGCGCCGCCGTCACGGTGGCGCTGGCCCCCACGCGGTCGCTGCAACCCTGGCCGGTGCGCTTCGTGGCCAAACACTTCGTCCTGCCGCAGGTGTTCCGGGAAATGAAGCCCGGCTACCAGCTGCGTGGCAAGGTAGCGGAAGAATTCCTCCCGCCCGACACTCCGGACGAGCAGGGTGTGGCGATGTTGCGCGAAGCGTTTCGGCGATTTCAAGCCGAAACGCCCCGATATCCCCACCCGGTGTTCGGCAAGCTCACGCGGGCCGAATGGGAAAAGTTAACCTTGCGACACTCGGAGTTGCATTTGAGTTTTCTGATTCCGGAAAAAAGTTAA
- a CDS encoding DUF1501 domain-containing protein — MAVTPLSRVLSRRHFLQIGGWSLGAGAGLGLSQLLAAQTQAQAPAPRADACILLFLNGGPSHLDMWDMKPDAPDGIRGEFKPIATSVPGYTMCELLPRLAALADQATVVRSMHHGVNNAHAAAVYAALTGHDRGEQGGGTQPTDNPAPGSVLAKLRPPRQAVLPHVTLPYVTKEGAGGPPQPGFFGGYLGTAYDPLFVVNDPNADNFSVDELNLRADMTPDRLAARQGLFAGLSAAAGGDAGLAAWEAMNAHQRRAFDLLRSTAMREAFALSREPDPVREAYGRNIYGQSVLLARRLIEAGTRLVCVSWAPDANATWDTHGGNFQRLRDSLLPQLDAACGSLVVDLRDRGLLERTVVAVMGDFGRTPKINASAGRDHWNYCYSVMMFGGGFRQGLIYGASDKIGAFPALDPITPGHLISTLYHALGIPPELELHDRLDRPHRLVPTGEVVPELLS; from the coding sequence ATGGCCGTCACTCCCTTATCCCGGGTGCTTTCGCGCCGCCATTTCTTGCAGATTGGCGGTTGGAGTCTTGGTGCCGGTGCAGGGCTAGGGCTGTCCCAATTGCTGGCCGCTCAGACGCAGGCCCAGGCGCCCGCGCCGCGGGCCGACGCCTGTATCTTGCTGTTCCTCAACGGCGGTCCCAGCCATCTCGACATGTGGGACATGAAGCCCGATGCCCCGGACGGCATCCGCGGCGAATTCAAGCCGATTGCGACGAGCGTGCCCGGCTACACGATGTGCGAGTTATTGCCGCGCTTGGCAGCCCTGGCCGACCAGGCAACGGTGGTCCGCTCGATGCATCACGGCGTCAACAATGCCCACGCCGCGGCCGTCTACGCGGCACTCACGGGCCACGACCGCGGCGAACAGGGCGGCGGCACGCAGCCGACCGACAATCCCGCGCCCGGTTCGGTGCTCGCCAAGCTGCGCCCACCGCGGCAGGCGGTACTGCCGCACGTGACGCTGCCCTATGTGACGAAGGAGGGCGCCGGCGGACCTCCGCAACCGGGGTTCTTCGGCGGCTACCTGGGCACGGCCTATGATCCGTTGTTCGTGGTCAACGATCCAAACGCCGACAACTTCTCGGTCGATGAGTTGAATCTGCGCGCCGACATGACGCCAGATCGTCTGGCCGCGCGGCAAGGTTTGTTCGCCGGGCTTTCGGCAGCCGCCGGCGGCGATGCGGGCCTGGCGGCCTGGGAAGCGATGAACGCGCACCAGCGACGCGCCTTTGATTTGCTCCGTTCGACCGCGATGCGCGAAGCCTTCGCGCTGTCGCGCGAGCCGGACCCCGTGCGCGAGGCCTACGGTCGTAATATTTATGGTCAGAGCGTGTTGCTGGCGCGGCGGCTGATCGAGGCCGGCACGCGGCTGGTGTGTGTCTCCTGGGCCCCCGATGCGAACGCCACCTGGGACACGCACGGCGGCAACTTCCAGCGGTTGCGCGACTCGCTGTTGCCGCAGCTCGACGCCGCGTGCGGCAGCCTGGTCGTCGACTTGCGCGATCGCGGTCTGCTCGAGCGGACGGTCGTCGCGGTGATGGGCGATTTCGGCCGCACGCCGAAGATCAACGCCTCGGCCGGGCGCGACCACTGGAACTATTGCTACAGCGTGATGATGTTCGGCGGCGGTTTTCGCCAGGGACTGATCTACGGGGCCAGCGACAAGATCGGCGCGTTTCCGGCGCTCGACCCCATCACCCCCGGCCACTTGATTTCGACGCTCTACCACGCGCTCGGCATTCCACCGGAGCTGGAATTGCACGACCGTCTCGACCGCCCCCATCGCCTGGTTCCCACCGGCGAAGTGGTGCCGGAGCTGCTGAGCTAG